The Arachis duranensis cultivar V14167 chromosome 2, aradu.V14167.gnm2.J7QH, whole genome shotgun sequence genome has a window encoding:
- the LOC110277907 gene encoding uncharacterized protein LOC110277907 isoform X3, with protein MEQTELRRAVGVLTVVGKGFRPPQVSRLEEEAVPLCFDRREWFCDFRDHHRSSSLSLCRLRPCCHCRKRLPVRVLIVVSVFFEFWEYYSRCVLVSDVVIRICSRCRLRWLPGCRRASLETVAVPVQPSFLSFVLLWLLQKWLGAEVLVASNFELRRKGLYETFELWICVLRFIMMLR; from the exons ATGGAGCAGACTGAACTGCGCCGCGCTGTTGGGGTTCTCACTGTCGTCGGAAAAGGATTCAGGCCACCGCAGGTGTCGCGGTTGGAGGAGGAAGCTGTGCCCCTGTGTTTTGACCGCCGGGAGTGGTTCtgtgacttccgggatcaccaCCGGAGCTCCAGTCTTAGCCTCTGCCGCTTGAGACCCTGCTGCCATTGCCGGAAAAGGTTGCCGGTAAGAGTTTTAATTGTGGTTTCTGTCTTTTTTGAATTCTGGGAATACTATAGTCGCTGCGTGTTGGTTTCAGATGTCGTGATCAGAATTTGTAGCCGCTGCCGCTTGAGGTGGCTGCCGGGCTGCCGCCGAGCCAGCTTGGAGACCGTCGCTGTTCCGGTTCAGCCGTCCTTTCTTAGTTTCG TGTTGCTATGGTTATTGCAAAAGTGGCTGGGAGCTGAGGTTTTGGTTGCTAGTAATTTTGAGTTGAGGCGGAAAGGACTCTATGAGACGTTTGAGTTATGGatttgcgttttgag GTTCATAATGATGTTGAGGTAA
- the LOC110277907 gene encoding uncharacterized protein LOC110277907 isoform X2 — protein sequence MEQTELRRAVGVLTVVGKGFRPPQVSRLEEEAVPLCFDRREWFCDFRDHHRSSSLSLCRLRPCCHCRKRLPVRVLIVVSVFFEFWEYYSRCVLVSDVVIRICSRCRLRWLPGCRRASLETVAVPVQPSFLSFVLLWLLQKWLGAEVLVASNFELRRKGLYETFELWICVLSLFYEMEE from the exons ATGGAGCAGACTGAACTGCGCCGCGCTGTTGGGGTTCTCACTGTCGTCGGAAAAGGATTCAGGCCACCGCAGGTGTCGCGGTTGGAGGAGGAAGCTGTGCCCCTGTGTTTTGACCGCCGGGAGTGGTTCtgtgacttccgggatcaccaCCGGAGCTCCAGTCTTAGCCTCTGCCGCTTGAGACCCTGCTGCCATTGCCGGAAAAGGTTGCCGGTAAGAGTTTTAATTGTGGTTTCTGTCTTTTTTGAATTCTGGGAATACTATAGTCGCTGCGTGTTGGTTTCAGATGTCGTGATCAGAATTTGTAGCCGCTGCCGCTTGAGGTGGCTGCCGGGCTGCCGCCGAGCCAGCTTGGAGACCGTCGCTGTTCCGGTTCAGCCGTCCTTTCTTAGTTTCG TGTTGCTATGGTTATTGCAAAAGTGGCTGGGAGCTGAGGTTTTGGTTGCTAGTAATTTTGAGTTGAGGCGGAAAGGACTCTATGAGACGTTTGAGTTATGGatttgcgttttgag CTTATTTTACGAAATGGAAGAATAG
- the LOC110277907 gene encoding uncharacterized protein LOC110277907 isoform X1 — MEQTELRRAVGVLTVVGKGFRPPQVSRLEEEAVPLCFDRREWFCDFRDHHRSSSLSLCRLRPCCHCRKRLPVRVLIVVSVFFEFWEYYSRCVLVSDVVIRICSRCRLRWLPGCRRASLETVAVPVQPSFLSFVLLWLLQKWLGAEVLVASNFELRRKGLYETFELWICVLRIWAQKSRRVYLVVIEMLCML, encoded by the exons ATGGAGCAGACTGAACTGCGCCGCGCTGTTGGGGTTCTCACTGTCGTCGGAAAAGGATTCAGGCCACCGCAGGTGTCGCGGTTGGAGGAGGAAGCTGTGCCCCTGTGTTTTGACCGCCGGGAGTGGTTCtgtgacttccgggatcaccaCCGGAGCTCCAGTCTTAGCCTCTGCCGCTTGAGACCCTGCTGCCATTGCCGGAAAAGGTTGCCGGTAAGAGTTTTAATTGTGGTTTCTGTCTTTTTTGAATTCTGGGAATACTATAGTCGCTGCGTGTTGGTTTCAGATGTCGTGATCAGAATTTGTAGCCGCTGCCGCTTGAGGTGGCTGCCGGGCTGCCGCCGAGCCAGCTTGGAGACCGTCGCTGTTCCGGTTCAGCCGTCCTTTCTTAGTTTCG TGTTGCTATGGTTATTGCAAAAGTGGCTGGGAGCTGAGGTTTTGGTTGCTAGTAATTTTGAGTTGAGGCGGAAAGGACTCTATGAGACGTTTGAGTTATGGatttgcgttttgag gatttGGGCGCAaaagtcacgaagagtttatttagttGTGATTGAAATGCTCTGTatgctttag